In one Herpetosiphonaceae bacterium genomic region, the following are encoded:
- a CDS encoding ACT domain-containing protein — MNAPKLTLTLHNHTLAVCRLAHDAPLPDWALQSHFFSITRTPDELSIVCAQEVVPDGTTCERDWRCLKVAGPLDFALTGVLAALVLPLAQAGISIFAVSTFDTDYLLVKAAATERAIAVLVMAGHTVQG, encoded by the coding sequence ATGAATGCACCAAAGCTGACACTCACACTGCACAACCACACACTGGCCGTCTGCCGCCTGGCACACGATGCGCCGCTGCCGGATTGGGCGCTGCAATCGCACTTCTTCTCGATCACGCGCACGCCCGACGAGCTATCGATCGTCTGTGCGCAGGAGGTTGTGCCGGACGGCACGACATGCGAGCGCGATTGGCGCTGCCTCAAAGTGGCAGGGCCGCTGGACTTCGCCCTGACCGGCGTTCTGGCCGCGCTGGTGCTGCCGCTGGCCCAGGCGGGTATCAGCATCTTCGCGGTATCCACGTTCGACACCGATTATCTGCTGGTCAAAGCGGCGGCCACGGAGCGCGCGATTGCGGTGCTAGTGATGGCAGGCCATACGGTGCAGGGGTAA